ATGTATAGATCTCTGTTATTTTTAGGATTGTTCACTTTTTTTGCCTTTGCAGCCAAAGCACAGGTTGATACTACAGCCGCAAAAAAAGTGGACACCATCCAAAAAGTAAAAAGGAAAGCCTCCGGAACGCAAATAGGATCATTTGCTCCCCGCATTGATCCCGCAAAAGAAAAAATTTACCATCCCGATAGCCTGCACAGCCCGCATAAGGCGGTTATGCGCTCATTAATGATACCCGGCTGGGGACAGTGGTATAACCGCACAGGTTGGTGGTGGAAAATGCCCGCTATTTACGTTGGCTTAGGCTTGTTTACCAAAAACATTATTGATAACCAGCATTATTATAAAGAATACCTTACTATTTCGAGGTACCGGCAGGGCAACCCACCTAAAAAAGGTGATCCTTATTACGAGGAGTATATCGCTTTTCGGGATAATGGAGTACCTGATGCCAACCTGAAC
The sequence above is a segment of the Mucilaginibacter celer genome. Coding sequences within it:
- a CDS encoding DUF5683 domain-containing protein, producing the protein MYRSLLFLGLFTFFAFAAKAQVDTTAAKKVDTIQKVKRKASGTQIGSFAPRIDPAKEKIYHPDSLHSPHKAVMRSLMIPGWGQWYNRTGWWWKMPAIYVGLGLFTKNIIDNQHYYKEYLTISRYRQGNPPKKGDPYYEEYIAFRDNGVPDANLNDARENSRRNRDLSIFGFLGVWGIQIIDAYIDAKFIHSYTVDNNLSFKVAPGLINQPTYATGLNNSYIPGLKVTFTF